The following is a genomic window from Hymenobacter monticola.
AATCATGATGTTTGCGGGCAATTATGCGCCGGTGGGCTTTGCGCTCTGCAACGGCCAGTTGCTGTCCATTGCCCAGAACACGGCCTTGTTTTCGTTGCTGGGTACCATGTACGGCGGCGATGGCCGCTCTACTTTTGCCCTGCCCAACCTGCAGGGCTACACGCCCATTGGCCAGGGCAACGGGCCTGGCCTCACGCCCCGCGTCATGGGCAGCCGAATTGGCAGCGAGTCCGTGGCCCTGACAACGGCGATGGCCGGCCACGTGCACAGCACGCTGGTAAGCACCGTTTCCGGTACCAGCAACACGCCCTTGGCCAACCTGCCGGCCGTGCCCGTGGCCACCAACGCCAGTGGCGAGAATGTGCCCGTGCTGAACCGCGCCGACGCGCTCAACACCGGCCTGGCTGCCGCCGCGACCGTGACCCCTACGGGCGGCAGCCAGCCCACCAGCTTGCTGTCGCCCTACCTCACCATCAGCTATTGCATTGCCCTGCAGGGCGTGTTCCCGGCCCGGTCATAGGTCTGGGACTCGGATTTTTCTTGGACTTTACATTTTGAAGCTATGCGATTGAGAGCAACTGCTACCGGAGTGGTGCCCCTGCTGGATTCCCAAGCGGCCCCCGCTGAGCCGGCCCGCCGCAACTGGCTGAAGCGCCTGGGCGCGGTGCTGACGGGCGCCGCCGTGACCGCCCCGGCTCTGGCCGCCCCCCGCAAAGTAGCGGGTTACGAACCCCTGATAGGCGAAATCATGCTGTTTGGGGGTAATTTTGCGCCGCAGGGCTGGGCACTGTGCGATGGCAGGCTGGTAGCCATTTCCGATTATACAGCCCTGTACTCGTTGATTGGCACCACCTACGGCGGTGACGGGCAGAGCACCTTTGGCCTGCCCGACCTGCGCGGCCGGGCCCCGCGGCACCAAGGGCAGGGCCCCGGCTTGTCGATTTACACAGTAGGGCAGGCCGGCGGAAGCGAAACCCGAACGCTAATCAGTACCCAACTGCCCAGCCACGCACACTCCGTGACGGCCAACGCCACGGCCACCACCAACTCGCCCGTGGGCGCGGTGCCCGCAGTGCCGGTGGCCACCGACGTGAACGGCGAAGCGGTGAACGTGCTGGCGTACGGCACCGACGCGCCGCTGCAGGCCGCCCATCCCACTACAATAGTGCCGACGGGCGGCAGCCAGCCGTTCGATGCCATGACGCCGTCGTTGGTGATGTCTTACTGCATTGCCCTGGATGGGATTTACCCCAGCCGCTCGTAGGCGGGCTTGCCTCGGCCGACGGCCGGGGGCCCGGTTCTGCTTTTGAATTCGCTTTTCTATGCTTGTTGCCATGAAACAACGCTACACTTTTGCCCAACGCGGTCGGATGGCAGCCGGGCTTCTTTTACTGTTGCTGCTGCTGGCCGCGCCCGGCGCCTGGGCCCAGAGCCGGCTCTATTACACCCAGGGCAGCGGCACCGCCACCCTGGACGCGGCCAAGGCCGTGAACCCCGACGGCACGGCCGGGGCCACGCTGGCCTCCAATGCCACCAGCTTTGCGCAGCCCACTGATGTGGCCGTGGACCCGGTGGGGGGCTTTCTGTACGTGGCCGACCAGTACGTGGGCACGGGCGGCATCCTGCGTTTTACCACGGCTGGGGGCAGCCGCACCCAGATAGTGGCCCCTATCCCCGGCGCTACCTACAACGGCTTGGCCCTGGACGTGGCCGGCAACCTCTTGTATTTCACCCAGGGCAGCGCCACCGACCCCACGCTGGACGCCCTCAAAGTGGTGAACCTGACGACGCGGGCCGTGACCACGCTGGCCTCGGGCGCCGCCAACTTCGCGCAGCCCGCCGACCTGGCGCTGGATGCGGCCGGAGGCTTTCTGTACGTGGCCGACCAGTACATCAGCACCGGGCGCATTCTCCGCTTCACCACGGCTGGCGCCAACCGCACCAGCATCGTGGCGCCCACCGCCGGGGCCGATTATACGGGGCTGGCGCTGGATGCGGCGGGCAACCGCCTCTACTTCGCCCAGGGTAGCGCCGACCCCACGCTGGACGCGTTGAAGGTGGTGAACTTGACCACGAACGCCGTGAGCGTCCTGGCTTCGGGCGCGACTAATTTCACCCAACCCACCGACTTGGCCGTGGACGCGGCCGGGGGCTTCGTGTACGTGGCCGACCAGTATACGGGCACGGGCGGCATCCTGCGCTTTACCACGGCTGGCGGCAGCCGCACGCAAATTGTGGCCCCCACCGCCAACGCCACCTATAATGGCCTGGCTTTGGCCGGGGCGCCCCCCACGGTGACCACGGCCACACCCACCACCATTACGACAAACAGCGCTGTATTGGGCGGTAACGTAACGGCCGATGGCGGTGCAACCGTAACCGAGCGCGGAGTGGTTTACAGCGTCACCGGCACCAACGGCACCCCTGCCGTCGGCGGGACGGGAGTGACGCAGGTTGCTAATGGCACGGGCACAGGTCCATTTTCAGCTACTATCTCGGGCCTGACGCCGGGCACTAGCTACTCGGTGCGTGCCTACGCTACCAACGCGGCGGGCACCAGCTACGGCAGCATGCAAACCTTCACAACACAGCCAATTGCCGTGGCCACGGCGCAGAACGTGACGGTGCAACTGGCGGCCAACGGCACGGCCACGCTCAACGCCAGTAGCGTCAACAACGGCAGCACAGGCTCGGGCACGCTTACCTACACCATTCAGAAAATCGTGTTTGGCAGGGTGAGTGAGAACCAAGCCCTGCCGCTGACCACGCCCAGCGGCGCCAACTTCACGGCCATCCGCTTCGCCAGCTACGGCACGCCCGTCGACAACGGCAATGGCAACTACAGCCTTGGCAGCTGCAACGCAGCCAACAGCGTGGCCGCGGCCAACGCCGCGTACGTGGGCCGCAGCACCGGCACGATGTACGCCAGCAACACCGACAGCCGCAACAACCCCATCCTGGGCGACCCCTGCGGCGGTACGCCCAAGTTCTTGGCCGTGCAGGCCGCCTACTCGGCCGATGCCGCCAGCTTGGCCTACACTTGCGCCGAAGCCAACCAAACCCAGTACGTGCTGCTGACCGTGACCGACGCCAACGGCAGCACCAGCACGTCGGTAGCCCAGGTGACGGTGAACCCGCCCCCCACGGCCACCCTCACCAACGCGGCCCCCAACCCGGCCACGCCCGGCACCACCGTGACGGTGAGCGGCACCAACCTGAGCGGGGTGAGCGGCGCAACGCTGAACGGCGCTGCCCTCACGCTGAGTAATATCACCGCTACCGGCTTCCAGTTTACGGTATCGGCCACCGCCACTTCGGGCAACCTAGTGGTGAGTCTGCCCTGCAGCCAGACCCTGACCCGCGCCTTCACGGTGCGGACGAGTGCCCCGGTAGTGACGGTACCGGCCAACAACGACCTGTTGAACACGACGACCCCGACTTACTCGGGCACGGCCCCGGCCGGTAGCACGGTGACGGTGTACGCGGACGTGACGGCCCGTGGCACGACCACCGCCACCGGTGCCGGCACCTGGAGCCTGACCCAGCCCACGCCTCTTACCCAGGGCGGCCATACAGTGTACGCCACGGCCCAGCTCAGCGGCCAGTCCGTAAGCGCCAACTCGAACACCAACAACTTCGTCATCGATTCGGTGCCGCCCGCAGTAACCATCAGCTCAACGGCCAGCAATCCGACCTCGACTTCGCCTATTCCCTTCACGGTAACCTTCTCGGAAAGCGTAACGGGCTTCGTGCAGGGCGACGTGAACGTGGGTAATGGCACGCTTACGGGCTTCACCCCCGTGTCGGGCACGACCTACACCTTCAACGTGACGCCGTCCGCCGGTGGCGCGGTGACGGTGGACGTACCGGCCAACGTGGCCCAAGATGCAGCCCTCAACGGCAATACCGCCGCCACCCAGTTCAGCATTACGTACACGGCACCCACCGCGGCGGTGGTTTCGGTGACGGGTCTGACGCCCACGCCCGCGGCCACGGCTCAGGTAAGCTACCAAGTGGTGTTCTCAAGCTCAGTTTCGGGCTTGACCACTGGCAACTTCAACGTGACGACTACAGCGGGCATTAACGGGGCCGCGGTGGCCAGCGTGAGCGGCTCGGGCACGACCTACACGGTGGTGGTGAATACCGGCACCGGCGACGGCACGCTGCGCCTAAACGTGAACAACGGTGCGGGCGTGACGCCTGCCCTCATCAACGTGCCTTACACCAATGGCACCACTTACACCATCACCAAGAGCTTCCCGGCCGCGCCCACGCTGCGCATTCAGGCGGCGGGCAGCGCCTCGGGCAACGGCGACGTGACGGCCTTCGTGGACGTGGTGCAGGTGCTGCAAAGCGGCACCAGCAACGTGGTGGCCAACGGCTTGCAAAACAGCAGCTTTGAAACCAACAACGTGCCGGCCAACGGCTTCAGGAAGGCGTCCGACGCGGTGCCCGTAGTAGCCGCGCCCTGGAGCTTCACCGGCACGGCCGGCGTGGCGCGCTACGGCAGCGCCTTCGACTCCCAAGTCGCGGGCCGGCCCCAGCCCCTGCCGCCCAACGGCGACGCGGTGGCCCTGGTGCAGAGCGCCGGCAACAACAACGCCAGCCTCGCGCAAAACCTGGCCGTGCCCACGGGCAGCTACCAGGTGAACTTCCGGACGGCCCAGCGCTACTACACCGCGGTCGACCAGCGGCTGAACGTGTTCGTCAACGACGTGTTCGTGGGCAGCATCCAGCCCAATCAGACCCCGACGTACGAGACCTTCACCTCGGCTACCTTCAGCGTGACGGCCCCGGACCTGACGGCCACGGTGAGCACCACCTCGGCCAGCCCCACCAGCACCGCGCCCATTCCCTTCGCGGTGAGCTTCTCGCAGAACGTGGGCACCACCTTTGATGCTTCGGACGTGACGGTGACGGGCGGCACGCTGACCAGCGGCAGCTTCTCCGGCAGCGGCAGCGGGCCCTACACCTTCACGGTGACGCCCGCCGGGACGGGCACTGTGGCGGTGAGCGTGGCCGCGGGCGTGGCTCAGGACGCCAACAACACCACCAACTCGGGCAGCAACACGGTGAGCGTGCAGTACAACCAGCCCGTGACGGCGGCCCCGGTGGTGTTGGTGCCCGCCAACGGCGCCTTGCTGAACACGAGCACGCCGACCTACAGCGGCACGGCCCCGGCCAACAGCACGGTGCGGGTGTACGTGGACGGCAACGTCGCGCCCGTCGGCACGACCACGGCCGACGCTGCGGGCAACTGGACCTTCACCCAGCCCACGGCCCTGGCTCAGGGCGCGCACACGGTCTTCGCCACGGCTCAAAGCCCCGGCTCGGTGATGAGTGCCAACTCGAATACGAATAGCTTCACCGTCGACTCGGTGCGGCCCACGGTGGCCATCAGTTCGACGGCCGGCGCGGCGGGGGGCAATACGACCATCACGCCGATTCCCTTCACGGTGACCTTCTCCGAGAACGTGTCGGGCTTCGTGGCCGGCGACGTGACCGTGACCAACGGCACCATCACGGGCGGCGTCGTGACCGGCACCAGCCCCGGCACGGTCTATACCTTCACCGTGACACCCACCACGGCCGGCACCGCCACCACGGTGAGCGTGCCCGCCAACGTGGCCCAGGACGCGGCCGGCAACGGCAACACCGCCGCCCCGGCGCCTTACTCGCTCACGTACATCGCCCCGGTGACGGCCGTGATTTGGAACGGCAGCCTCAGCACCGACTGGTACACGGCCGGCAACTGGACGCCCAACGTAGTGCCCACCATTAGCCTCGACGCCACCGTGCCCAACAACGCCCC
Proteins encoded in this region:
- a CDS encoding Ig-like domain-containing protein, with translation MKQRYTFAQRGRMAAGLLLLLLLLAAPGAWAQSRLYYTQGSGTATLDAAKAVNPDGTAGATLASNATSFAQPTDVAVDPVGGFLYVADQYVGTGGILRFTTAGGSRTQIVAPIPGATYNGLALDVAGNLLYFTQGSATDPTLDALKVVNLTTRAVTTLASGAANFAQPADLALDAAGGFLYVADQYISTGRILRFTTAGANRTSIVAPTAGADYTGLALDAAGNRLYFAQGSADPTLDALKVVNLTTNAVSVLASGATNFTQPTDLAVDAAGGFVYVADQYTGTGGILRFTTAGGSRTQIVAPTANATYNGLALAGAPPTVTTATPTTITTNSAVLGGNVTADGGATVTERGVVYSVTGTNGTPAVGGTGVTQVANGTGTGPFSATISGLTPGTSYSVRAYATNAAGTSYGSMQTFTTQPIAVATAQNVTVQLAANGTATLNASSVNNGSTGSGTLTYTIQKIVFGRVSENQALPLTTPSGANFTAIRFASYGTPVDNGNGNYSLGSCNAANSVAAANAAYVGRSTGTMYASNTDSRNNPILGDPCGGTPKFLAVQAAYSADAASLAYTCAEANQTQYVLLTVTDANGSTSTSVAQVTVNPPPTATLTNAAPNPATPGTTVTVSGTNLSGVSGATLNGAALTLSNITATGFQFTVSATATSGNLVVSLPCSQTLTRAFTVRTSAPVVTVPANNDLLNTTTPTYSGTAPAGSTVTVYADVTARGTTTATGAGTWSLTQPTPLTQGGHTVYATAQLSGQSVSANSNTNNFVIDSVPPAVTISSTASNPTSTSPIPFTVTFSESVTGFVQGDVNVGNGTLTGFTPVSGTTYTFNVTPSAGGAVTVDVPANVAQDAALNGNTAATQFSITYTAPTAAVVSVTGLTPTPAATAQVSYQVVFSSSVSGLTTGNFNVTTTAGINGAAVASVSGSGTTYTVVVNTGTGDGTLRLNVNNGAGVTPALINVPYTNGTTYTITKSFPAAPTLRIQAAGSASGNGDVTAFVDVVQVLQSGTSNVVANGLQNSSFETNNVPANGFRKASDAVPVVAAPWSFTGTAGVARYGSAFDSQVAGRPQPLPPNGDAVALVQSAGNNNASLAQNLAVPTGSYQVNFRTAQRYYTAVDQRLNVFVNDVFVGSIQPNQTPTYETFTSATFSVTAPDLTATVSTTSASPTSTAPIPFAVSFSQNVGTTFDASDVTVTGGTLTSGSFSGSGSGPYTFTVTPAGTGTVAVSVAAGVAQDANNTTNSGSNTVSVQYNQPVTAAPVVLVPANGALLNTSTPTYSGTAPANSTVRVYVDGNVAPVGTTTADAAGNWTFTQPTALAQGAHTVFATAQSPGSVMSANSNTNSFTVDSVRPTVAISSTAGAAGGNTTITPIPFTVTFSENVSGFVAGDVTVTNGTITGGVVTGTSPGTVYTFTVTPTTAGTATTVSVPANVAQDAAGNGNTAAPAPYSLTYIAPVTAVIWNGSLSTDWYTAGNWTPNVVPTISLDATVPNNAPNQPAIGASTAFARNLTLNSGATLTQTGGTLDLRANLTNNGSFNATGGTVVLGTTAQTNGPNLLGSSRVRFWNLTVNSNGVLLSTSVGAAVQRLLTLNGAFVTQGNDFVLESNAAGTALVVNNGSAGFVFGTATVQRYIAPDLNPGLGYRHYSAPVGLATVASLATASFTPVVNPAYNTSATPTLLTTAFPTVYGYDQSRLASTNNNLNAFDKGWYSPNSLSDPLNVGQGYTVNLAANQTLSVNGPLNNGDLTVNLARNSGATAADAGWALVGNPYPAPLDYTQVAPADRVGLDAAIYVFESTSQYGGTYRASVNGVGGNANSPNSLLAQGQGFFVRVSNGQTSGSLTFRNSQRLNTYASPVYHRTTETRPLVQLDLVSTTGSDPVYVYFENGATPGVDRELDAVKLPNSTGLNVSAETGAQRLAIDALPALGTATVVVPLTVGVPAVGSFSFSATQLLNLGTTPVYLRDLQTGAVVDLRAQPRYQFTVSNAAALITGRFELVFSPQAPLATASAALTAQVVVYPNPASKAVFVELPTALGRKAVTAALLDAVGRTVVQRVLPAGLATHTLPLTGLATGVYSLRLQTEAGVVVKKLVVE
- a CDS encoding phage tail protein; amino-acid sequence: MAQILTPGSPEAAPAAAAEPARRSWLKRLTAALGGAALAAPAAARPASPAQVLGDDVYVGEIMMFAGNYAPVGFALCNGQLLSIAQNTALFSLLGTMYGGDGRSTFALPNLQGYTPIGQGNGPGLTPRVMGSRIGSESVALTTAMAGHVHSTLVSTVSGTSNTPLANLPAVPVATNASGENVPVLNRADALNTGLAAAATVTPTGGSQPTSLLSPYLTISYCIALQGVFPARS
- a CDS encoding phage tail protein, with translation MRLRATATGVVPLLDSQAAPAEPARRNWLKRLGAVLTGAAVTAPALAAPRKVAGYEPLIGEIMLFGGNFAPQGWALCDGRLVAISDYTALYSLIGTTYGGDGQSTFGLPDLRGRAPRHQGQGPGLSIYTVGQAGGSETRTLISTQLPSHAHSVTANATATTNSPVGAVPAVPVATDVNGEAVNVLAYGTDAPLQAAHPTTIVPTGGSQPFDAMTPSLVMSYCIALDGIYPSRS